The Sulfolobales archaeon genome includes a region encoding these proteins:
- a CDS encoding ATP-binding protein yields the protein MERVKLRFADLEIEFVDREHALKRVEEWAEKGVIDVKVVFGPEGCGKTAWLKQAAELLRELGFDVIYIDPLRRDFLAYTDLKDFVKRLVEAASEALGIAQLKLATLAMDFGGYALRAGKRSIAILVDDVFQAIGLDKAAMYVKGLLNLIEHPPRSYERIVVIATTSEGISRREIGRHRWAELLPMWNMPKEGFKQLYEKIPGDRPCFEYVWKATGGNPKLLAELYEREWSVDAMVNRIAREKQLRTFVSSLSNSEKEILRRAIDDPDALMSREGLELLHKLVELNLVIHEMYDRDPQAWIDLPPPEKDLDLGIGRYVAWQTPLHREAVRKALEELRR from the coding sequence ATGGAGAGGGTTAAGCTTAGGTTTGCCGATCTAGAGATCGAGTTTGTTGATCGTGAACATGCTCTTAAGCGTGTTGAGGAGTGGGCAGAGAAAGGCGTTATAGATGTAAAGGTTGTCTTTGGTCCAGAAGGTTGTGGGAAAACAGCGTGGCTTAAGCAAGCCGCTGAGCTATTGAGAGAGCTTGGCTTCGATGTCATCTACATTGATCCTCTCAGAAGAGACTTCCTTGCGTACACAGACCTAAAGGACTTCGTTAAGAGGTTAGTTGAAGCTGCTTCAGAGGCTCTCGGCATAGCCCAGCTTAAGCTGGCTACACTAGCCATGGATTTCGGTGGCTATGCTCTTAGGGCAGGTAAAAGGAGTATCGCTATATTGGTAGACGATGTTTTCCAGGCTATAGGCTTGGATAAGGCTGCGATGTATGTAAAGGGGTTGTTGAATCTCATTGAGCATCCTCCGAGAAGCTATGAGAGAATCGTCGTTATTGCAACGACAAGTGAGGGTATTTCAAGAAGGGAGATTGGTAGGCATAGGTGGGCTGAGCTACTACCAATGTGGAACATGCCCAAGGAGGGCTTTAAACAGCTATACGAGAAGATTCCTGGAGACAGGCCTTGCTTCGAATATGTCTGGAAGGCGACAGGTGGAAATCCTAAGCTATTAGCTGAGCTCTATGAGCGTGAATGGAGCGTTGATGCCATGGTCAATAGGATCGCTAGAGAGAAGCAGCTCAGAACATTTGTATCTTCCCTAAGCAACAGCGAAAAAGAGATACTTCGAAGAGCAATAGACGACCCAGACGCGCTTATGAGTAGAGAGGGTTTAGAGTTGCTACACAAACTCGTCGAGCTAAATCTGGTGATTCATGAAATGTACGATAGAGACCCCCAAGCCTGGATAGACCTTCCACCACCAGAGAAAGACCTCGATCTCGGTATTGGTAGGTACGTGGCTTGGCAAACACCTCTGCATAGAGAAGCTGTTAGAAAAGCACTTGAAGAACTCAGAAGATGA
- a CDS encoding DUF86 domain-containing protein: protein MPYECLFVESPLCQEIGVARRVIPYLTAEISKALKIAEEKISILDLEDAAPSLRLRVLRHGVRLLDRGGYEEVLKKGLEHEVVEVMECERASFYAWLDRDGVDEALIMRILTKLREDVEDLRELREKGFEGVMWDKYLRKALERTIQTAIEGMIDLLRHIVSSLGLGVAEYYKDYVEICRDRGVISGEVVDKLLELMPMRHALVHRYREINYEKLWIQAEMIIDVASRLEKEVRDYLARRVERASYGEG from the coding sequence TTGCCATATGAGTGCCTATTTGTCGAATCTCCTCTCTGTCAAGAGATAGGAGTTGCTCGGAGGGTTATACCTTACCTTACTGCCGAGATTTCCAAGGCTCTCAAAATAGCTGAGGAGAAGATCTCGATCCTAGACCTCGAAGACGCTGCTCCTAGCCTAAGACTTAGAGTACTGAGGCATGGGGTGAGGCTCCTGGATAGAGGAGGCTATGAGGAGGTGCTTAAGAAGGGGCTGGAGCACGAGGTTGTGGAGGTTATGGAGTGTGAGAGAGCAAGCTTCTACGCGTGGCTCGATAGAGATGGCGTGGATGAAGCACTGATCATGAGGATTCTCACAAAGCTACGAGAAGATGTAGAGGATCTCAGAGAGCTCCGCGAAAAGGGCTTTGAAGGGGTAATGTGGGACAAGTACTTGAGGAAGGCTCTGGAGAGAACAATACAGACAGCGATAGAGGGTATGATCGATCTCTTAAGACACATAGTGTCTAGCCTAGGCCTCGGAGTAGCAGAGTACTACAAGGACTACGTCGAGATATGTAGAGATAGAGGTGTGATAAGCGGGGAGGTGGTTGATAAGCTATTAGAGTTAATGCCAATGAGACACGCACTAGTGCACAGATATAGAGAGATCAATTACGAAAAGCTATGGATACAAGCAGAGATGATTATAGATGTTGCGTCAAGACTGGAAAAAGAAGTTAGAGACTATCTAGCACGCAGAGTAGAGAGGGCAAGCTATGGAGAGGGTTAA
- a CDS encoding nucleotidyltransferase domain-containing protein gives MAEAAANRRVVDMLREVVSRFSEVRLAYLFGSYAMGRETPASDIDIAVLVESKDLSPFQLSRSS, from the coding sequence GTGGCTGAGGCTGCTGCGAATCGCCGAGTTGTTGATATGCTTAGAGAGGTTGTGAGTAGGTTTAGCGAGGTTAGGTTGGCATATCTATTCGGTAGCTATGCTATGGGTAGGGAGACGCCTGCTAGCGATATCGATATAGCTGTTCTCGTAGAGAGCAAGGATCTATCTCCTTTTCAACTAAGTAGAAGTTCATAA
- a CDS encoding nucleotidyltransferase domain-containing protein produces MHRFRYYRLGSEEKSRVIEKLRDTLVDKGVKLAILFGSFIEADSFRDIDIAVYLEDFENLDRILKLGVKLEEALNLPIDIVPLQALSPRFRLWVLTKGMVLVEEPGLYEAMLSQTIDELILMNMDASKR; encoded by the coding sequence ATGCACAGGTTTAGATACTATAGACTGGGTTCGGAGGAGAAGAGCAGGGTTATAGAGAAGCTGAGAGATACTCTAGTTGATAAAGGGGTCAAACTAGCAATCCTCTTCGGCAGCTTCATCGAAGCCGATAGCTTCAGAGATATAGATATCGCCGTGTATCTAGAGGATTTCGAAAACCTGGATAGAATTCTAAAGCTAGGCGTAAAACTCGAGGAAGCACTTAACCTCCCCATAGATATAGTGCCGCTACAGGCTCTCTCGCCAAGATTTAGGCTCTGGGTACTGACTAAAGGTATGGTTCTAGTTGAGGAACCCGGCCTCTACGAAGCTATGCTATCCCAAACTATAGACGAACTAATACTCATGAACATGGATGCTAGTAAACGTTGA